One segment of Pseudanabaena sp. FACHB-2040 DNA contains the following:
- the apcB gene encoding allophycocyanin subunit beta, giving the protein MRDAVTTLIRTYDNTGRYLDRSALESLKSYFDTGLDRVKAAAVISANAAQIVREAGAKLFEQVPELIRAGGNAYTTRRYAACLRDMDYYLRYGSYALVAGDQDVLDERVLTGLRETYNSLGVPIGPTVMGIQIMKEIVKAKVEEAGVANAAFVEQPFDYMTRELSEKNV; this is encoded by the coding sequence ATGCGGGATGCCGTAACGACGCTCATCAGAACCTATGACAACACAGGACGCTACCTCGATCGCAGCGCCCTAGAGTCCCTCAAGTCCTACTTTGATACAGGTCTAGATCGGGTGAAGGCGGCTGCCGTTATCAGCGCTAACGCCGCTCAGATTGTCAGAGAAGCCGGGGCTAAGCTGTTTGAACAAGTGCCTGAGTTGATTCGGGCCGGTGGCAATGCCTACACCACTCGCCGCTACGCAGCCTGCCTGCGCGATATGGACTACTACCTGCGCTATGGCAGCTACGCCCTAGTAGCCGGAGACCAAGACGTTTTAGACGAGCGGGTGCTCACCGGCCTGCGGGAGACCTACAACTCCCTCGGTGTACCCATCGGCCCTACCGTCATGGGTATCCAGATCATGAAGGAGATTGTGAAGGCCAAAGTCGAGGAGGCTGGTGTGGCCAATGCGGCCTTTGTAGAGCAGCCTTTTGACTACATGACCCGCGAACTGTCTGAGAAAAACGTGTAA